Proteins from a single region of Herpetosiphonaceae bacterium:
- a CDS encoding SRPBCC family protein — translation MPVAQHDITLHAPPDRVWAFIIALRYLPLWLSDVAAVQAISTSQTQAGTTFEIVRAGGRGMVEHWIVLDWEPPRSLRLTEYHADLHLRLRLEPTAGGTCLAAQLEWRQPRGLLQRLLPPTAQRRTLERSLHRLAELIDLNRDIRLLHGMGEE, via the coding sequence ATGCCAGTCGCACAGCATGACATAACTTTGCACGCGCCGCCCGATCGGGTCTGGGCATTTATCATCGCGCTGCGCTACCTGCCGCTGTGGCTGTCAGATGTCGCGGCGGTCCAGGCGATCAGCACGTCGCAGACACAGGCCGGGACGACCTTCGAGATCGTTCGAGCGGGCGGGCGGGGCATGGTGGAGCACTGGATCGTGCTGGACTGGGAGCCGCCCCGCTCGCTGCGTCTGACGGAGTATCACGCGGATCTGCACCTGCGGCTGCGCCTTGAACCGACCGCCGGGGGAACGTGCCTGGCCGCGCAGTTGGAATGGCGGCAGCCGCGCGGGCTGCTCCAACGCCTGCTGCCGCCAACAGCTCAGCGCCGCACACTTGAGCGCTCGCTGCATCGCCTGGCCGAGCTGATCGATCTCAACCGCGACATTCGCCTGCTGCACGGCATGGGCGAGGAATAG